The window ACATCGTATTTATGGATCTGCCCCTGACGTTTCGTCCTGAACGGATGGCGCAAGGGCAACCCGCCCTAGCCTTTGAGCGCGATCGCCCCAGCCGCTTTGGTCTTTTGCCTCGGGATGGCAGCGATCGCACTGTCCGCTGGTTTGAAGGACCTTCCTGCTACGTTTTCCACGTCCTCAATGCCTATGAAGACGGGGACGAGGTTCGGTTACTCGCCTGTCGCATGCAGGTGTTTGATCTCTCCGGTTCGGGTGATCCTGACGCCGAGATGCCCTATCTGCATGAATGGCGCTTTAACCTGACATCAGGGGCTGTACACGAGGCTCAGCTATCGGCCCTTGCCTGTGAGTTTCCCCAAATCAACCTAGCCTATACGGGTCGCAAAATGCGGTACGGCTATGCAGCCAAAGTGACCGATTCTCCGAGCCCGCTGCTTGATGGGGTGATCAAATTTGATTTTGGGGATGGCACAACAACCGTGCAGACCCAAGCCTATGAGCTGGGAGCGGGCCGATACTGTGGCGAAGCCGTGTTTGCCCCTCGCCCTGGGGCAACGGCAGAAGATGACGGTTGGTTATTAACCTTTGCCCACGACCAGACGGCCAACCAGTCAGAACTGTTGATTTTTGAAGCCCCGCAAATAGAAACAGGCCCCATTGCCCGGGTCATACTGCCCCAGAGGGTGCCCTATGGGTTTCATGGGGCTTGGGTCAGTCAGAGTCAAATTGAGGCGATGGTTGCAGGCTGATATGGCAAAAGGCAGAAATCAAAACCTTGCTGCATAAGGTTTTCAGGAGATTTGACTGTCCTAACCAGCACTTCAGGTGCAATAGTCCTCAGTCCCAGGGGCGACGAGCATGATCGTGAGGGCGCTGGCTCATGATTGCTGACGGCGGGAGAGGGTGCGATAGGTGAAATACGCGATCGCAATCAAGCTAAAGGAAAATAGCGTGGTCAGCGTCCCTAAGGCATAGAGGGCAGGGGATGTCACATTAGTGGTCATCCCAAAAATCTCTAGGGGCAGGGTGTTGTGTTGCCCAGACACCAGAGACGTGCGGGTGAACTCATCGTAGGACAGGGTAAAGGTAAGTAAGCCCACCCCCACCAAACTCGGCGCTAGCAGCGGCAGCACAATTTCCCAAAAGGTTTTGGCGTCATTAGCACCCAGGTCTTTAGCTGCCTCCTCATAGGAGGCATCAAAGCGGTTGAAAATGCCCAGCATAATCAGAAAGGCAATGGGCAGCGTCCAAGTCAGATGTGCGCCTAAGCCAGAAGAAAACCAGTTTGTAGACCATCCCAACACCTGAAACATGACTCCCAGCCCCAGGGAAACCAAAATGCTTGGCACAATTAGGCTGGCAATGGTCAGGTAAAACAGCACCGTTGAGCCCCTAAACCGTTGCCGAAATGCCATCGCAGCCAGCACCGACATGCTCCCCACCAAAACCGTCACAAAGCCCCCCAACACTAGCGATCGCTGAAAGGGCTCTACAAAATTGCCCACCCGCTGCTCCTGAAACACCTGCCCCAGCCAATAGACCCCAAAGCTCCGCACCGGAAACGTCAGCGCCCCATCGGGTCCCTGCAGCGACAGGATGAAGATGGTAATCATCGGACCGTAGAGAAACAGCACAAACAGCCCGAAAAAAGCAGCCAGTAAATAAAAAGACAGCGATCGTTTTTTCATGGATTAACCGAAATTCGGCATGAACGGAGCCTCTGTACCCGCGAGGCATTTGCATCAACCCAGTTGTGACGAACCCCAATCACCCGAGTCAAACGCCTTACCCCAACCGGTCATAATTCCTTGCGAATATTCACCACCCGCAAAATCGAAATCACCAAAATCATCGTCACCGCCAGCAGCACAATCGCATTTGCCGCCGCCAAGGGATACTGCAAACTGCCGATCTGCGTTTGAATCAGCTTGCCGACAGACGCCGCCTGCCCACCCCCCATCAGACGCACCGTCACAAATTCCCCCATGACCAGGGTGACGATAAAAATCGAGCCAATGGCAATGCCCGGAGCCGAGAGGGGCAAAATGATTTCCTTAAACACCCCAAACCCCGACGCGCCCATATCTTCTGCAGCTGTGATTAGGGTGCGGTCAATGCGCATGAGGCTATTAAAAATCGGCGCGATCATAAAAATGATGTAGAGGTGCACCATCCCCAACACCACGGCAAAATCTGAATACAGTAAAAACGCCAGCGGCTGGTCAATTAGCCCCACCCCTATGAGCAGTTGATTCACTAACCCCTCTTTACCCAAGAGCGGGATCCAAGAAATCATGCGAATGATGTTGGAGGTCCAAAATGGGATGGTGCAGACCAAAAACAGCAGCACTTGCCAGCGCAGCTTGGGCACATGAAACGCTAGAAAATAGGCCACTGGATAGCCAATCAGAAGCGTACCCAACCACACCAGCCCCACAAATTTGAAGGTGTTGAGATAAGTTCTCAGGGTGACATCGGAGGTAAAAATGCCGATGTAGTTGTCCAGGGTGAAGGCAGGGGTCATGGAATACCCATTGAACTCCCAAAAACTCACCACCCCAATCAGCACAATCGGAAAGATCAGAAACAGCGATAGGGCGATCGCTTGGGGCGTTGCCAACACATAGGGTTTAAGGGTCGTCCAGGGTTTAGCCATGGAATGTAACGGTTAAATCAATTGAGCGGGGGGTAGGGATGTAGCGGAGCTATCGCCTTGTTCAGTTGAGTCCAGTACATCTGGGTCAAGACAGGGTCTAGGGTTTAGGGTTTAGGGTCTAGGGTGTGCTTGATTAGCCTGCATACCGCGATATCTCCCCAGGCAATGACCTATGGGGTGCGATCGGGTCGAACAACACCTTGGTCGAACACCATTTTGGGCAGGGCAGGTTTTGCAGACATCTATTGGCCATAACCTTTGGCTATAACCTTGGAGTCTGGCTCAACCTGCCCCTACGGAGATGCGCTTTCTCAGAAATCCCTAAGAGGCAATAAACTCATTCCATTTCTGGACGAGGTAGGTGTTCTCATCCATCGTGGAATTCCAAACCACAATATTGCCAAAGCGTTCTGCAAAGGCACCGCCGTCCCGTGTGGCCCCGGTCTTAGCCAAAGTTTTGCCAAAGGGGTCAACAATGTCTTCAGGGGCAGCCTGCCCGTCATACCAATAGGCCCATTCCGCCTCAGACATGTATTTCTTGGAGTTTTCAGGGGCCGCGCTGTAGTAGCCCTGGCGCCCTAAGAAGGCACCCACCCAGCCTTCTAGCATCCAGTTCAGGTACTCATAGGCGGCATCTAGCTGGATGCCTTCCAGGTTTTTAGAGAGGCCCACACCGCCGCCCCAGCCGCGATAGCCTTCCTTCAGGGGCGCATAAATACACTCAATGCCCTGGGCTTGTACAGCCGTCACCGCTGGAGACCACATCGACTGCAGAATCACCTCTCCAGAGGCCATGAGGTTCACCGACTCATCAAACGTTTTCCAGAAGGCTCGGAACTGGCCTGCTGCCTTTTGTTCCTTCAGGATGTCGGTAATCTGGTCAATTTCTTCTCGCGTCATGTTGCCCTTGTCGCCAAAGGCCATGAGGCCCAGCGCTTCAGCGATCATGGCCGCGTCCATGATGCCAATCTGAGGAATATCGAGGATCGACGTTTTACCTCGAAATTCTTCATTAAATAACTCACCCCAGGTTTCAATCTGACGGCCCACCAGGTCAGGGCGATACCCCAGCGTATCAGCGTTGTACTGGAAGGGAATCAACGTCGCATGGTCAGTGGGTGTATCAGCAAATTCTTTAGAATCTGGCCCGGTCAGATACATCACCCGGTAGGGGGCCGTGCCCTGGGAGCCTTCTACAGGCATGCCTTCAAACTGGCCCGTGGTAAAGAAGGGCACAATCTTATCCCAATCGTTAATCTTGGCGACTTCAATGGGCTGCAGATTACCGGACGGAACTACCAGCGGCAGGCTGAAATACTCCCCATCAAAGATGTCGTATTGGTCAGGCTGGGTGATTGCGATCTGGTTATTTTCTTCGGTGCTCAAGGCTCGCATTTCTAGCTTGAAGCCCAGATCTTCCTGCGCTTTGTCACGAATCTCATTGATCTGAGAAACGCCCGTACCGATAAGCCGCAGGGTGACATCCTTAATCTGGTTGGTGTTCACTTCGGGGCCTGGCGCAGGGTTATTAGGCGTTCCCTGGGGAGCGCCGCTACAGCGGGCTGCAGCCACAGCAGCCCCAGCCGCTAACCCGGTACGAATCACATGACGACGAGACAATCCCATAATTCTTTTGAGTCCTCACGAACAGCAATTGTTAAACTTCCATGCCCCAGGTCAATAGGGCAAAAATACACAGTCATGGGCCGACCATTGCAGTGTGACAAGCTGGCCTTCTTGAAGGTTGGCTGCAGTCCAGTCTTGAGTCCGCACTTTATAGAGCAATTCTTGCCCCGTGGCTTCGGTCAACAGCCCGACACGGGTCACGTAGCCTGTCAATTCCACATCCACAATGCGGACGGAGAGTTGATTAGCCTGAGCCGCAGAAGCAGCCGCCAGCTCAGCCCCATGGGGGGCGACGGTCAGTAGATCAGGACGCACAGAGCAGGCCGCCGTTTGCCCTGGCTGTACGGCATTGCCCCGACAAAATACAGCGCCAATACCGGCTACATCCAGTTCAATCATGTCGAACCCATCGCTCTCGGGCTGCGATCGCACCACCATTCCCTCAAAAATGTTGTTGTCACCGATGAATTTTGCCACGAAGCGAGAAGCAGGTCTATTAAACAAGTCTGTGGGGGTAGCAACCTGATCGATGTGGCCATGATCCATCACCACAATTTGGTCAGACAGAGAAAAGGCCTCTTCAACATGGTGGGTGACCTGGATGAACGTGAGACCAAACTGTTTCTGAATTTTGCGCAGTTCGCTGCGCATGCGTACCCGCAAATTTTCGTCTAGCGCGCTCAGGGGCTCGTCTAGCATGAGCACCTGAGGGCGGGTCACCAGGGCACGGGCCAGGGCAATGCGCTGCTGCTGACCACCACTGAGCTGATCAGGCTTACGGCTAGCGGTATGGCTCAGACCCACCAGCTCTAAAATTTCACCCACCTGCTTTTTCCGCTGAGGGGCGCTGACACCCTGCATCCGCAGCCCAAACTCAATGTTTTGCCACACCGTTTTGTGGGGAAAAAGGGCATAGTTCTGAAACATCATGGCCGTGTTTCGCTGGGCCGGAGGCAGGGTGGTCACCCGGCGATCGCCAATCAACACCTCCCCGCTGGTGACCAATTCATGTCCCGCAATCATTCGCAGCGTCGTGGTTTTGCCGCAGCCACTCGGCCCCAGCAAACAGCAATAAGACCCAGCTGGAATATCTAGGGTGAGATTTTCAACCGCAGTGACTGCCCCATACTTCTTCGTCACAGACCGTAACGCCACCCCTGCCGCCCCTTCTGCCAGCGCGTACTGAATCTTTGCTGCAGCGCTGCCTGCTTGGGGTTGCAGTGCAGAGGAAGAGGTCGTTTTGTCCATGTCGACTGTCATTGCGTTTCACCGTTTTGAAACGATAGCGCTTTACCCACGAGCCCAATTAACCTGACACATCAGAGTTTACGAAACTGTAGCAGTTGCAGCACCTCGACCCAGAACAGCCTGATACGTCTGTCGCTGCCCCTGGCTGGCATTCACCGCAGCCCGCGATCGCAGTCAGGACCCCCTACGACACCTTCGGGCAGCGTCAATTTCGATGGAATGTATACTGTATACAGCGATACCTCCGGCGATATTGTGCCTTGGCATACGATTTTGCGGTTCCCCTTGCCTCGCCTCGCCCTTCTTCCTTGACGGTGGATATCCGCACTCAGGTTTATCGATTGTGGTGCAGCCACTCGGTTAAATTATTCAGTATTAGAATCTCACTTTTTATAAAAAGTCTGAATGGTTACCCTGCTGCTTTTCTTGACCGCGATCGCCCTACTCGTCTGGGGCTTTAATCGCGCCCGCCCCTACGGCAAGATAGGCATTTTTGCCTGGTTACAGTCGGTCGTCTTGATGGTGCCGTGGCTGCTATTTTTCGGCCTATTTACCCTTGGGGTTTATCTCAACCTGGCAGGGGTGCTGTTGCTGGTGGTGGTGTCTGCCGGTCTCTACATTTATTTAGGGCGGCGCTTGCGGGCCATGGGCCAAGATGAACTCATGGCCCAACGGTTAGCCGCAATGGTCGCCACCGACGAGGCTAAGGAAGCGGGTCAAGAAACCGCTGATGACACCGCCTCTAACGGAGAGACCGCAGAAACATCGACCCCTTTAGATGCCAATGGCAGCGGGCATGAGCACTCAACAGAGGTGCGGCCTACGGTTGAAGTGGCCTCCATGCCTGCAGCGGATCTCGCGGCTTTAGAAGGTATCTTTGGCATCGATACGTTCTTCCGTACAGAAACCGTGCCCTACGAACAGGGCGCCATCTTTAAGGGAAACTTGCGGGGTCAACCAGATGCGTCTTTAGAGCAGCTTTCAGCGTTAGCTGAAGAGCGGGTGGGAGACACCTATCGACTCTTTCTGATTCAAGATCCGAGTGAGAAACCGGTGGTGGTAGCGCTCCCGAAGAGTGTCGATCCTCAACCGCTTACGCCGCTGCAGAAGGGATTGACCGCTGTTTTAGGCATTGCCACTTGCTTGACCTGTATGGAAGCCAGCGGCATTTTGTTGGGATTTGACCTATTCGCCACACCCGCAAAATGGCCGTCGGTGCTGCCATTGACCATAGGCATTTTAGCCATCCTCATTGCCCATGAACTGGGGCATTGGGTCATGGCTCAGCAGCGAGGTGCCAAGCTCAGCTGGCCTTTTTTCTTACCCGCCTGGGAGATCGGCTCTTTTGGCGCCCTGACGCGCATTGAGTCTGTTTTGCCCGATCGCAAAACCCTGTTTGACATTGCCTTTGCAGGCCCGGCAGCAGGGGGGCTACTGTCTTTTGGCATGTTGTTATTGGGCCTGGTACTGTCTCACCCTGGCAGTCAGTTTCAGATTCCGGTGGAGTTTTTTCAGGGCTCCGTCTTGGTGGGGGCGTTGGCAAAAGGCGTCTTGGGGGCGGCTCTGTCAGAACCTTTGGTAGATGTGCATCCTTTAACCATTGTGGGGTGGCTGGGGTTAGTAATTACGGCCCTCAATTTACTCCCTGCCGGGCAACTCGATGGGGGGCGTATTGTCCAGGCTATCTATGGTCGCAAAACGGCGGGTCGGGCCACAGTCATCACCCTGATCATTTTGGCGATCGCCTCCTTAGCCAATCCTTTAGCCCTGTATTGGGCTGCGCTGATACTCTTCTTGCAGCGCAACCTTGAACGCCCTGCCCTGAACGAACTCACCGAACCGGATGATGCCAGAGCAGCCCTGGGGCTGTTGGCGCTCTTTCTTGCCCTGGCTGCCTTGCTACCGTTAACACCTGGGCTGGCGGGGCGCTTAGGCATTGGCTAACCCGCCAGCCAGGTGCCTGTCACGGTTTGCGTTCGAATCAATTCAAATCAATCAGACCCTAAATCCCAGCCCCTGTCTTGTCACAAATGGACTGCCTCAACTGAAACGGGTATAGCGCTTGCCAATCGGTTCAGGTGACATTGGGCTTAGGATCAGGTTGGCCCTGGGGCAAGGGAAAATCAGATAGTGTAGTCAGGCTAGCGTCAATCGTAAACCTGACCAGCGTCTGCTCTAGGGTAATCAGATACTCAACAGTGGTATGGAGATGCTTAATCGCCTCTCTCAGGGTAACCGGACTGAGGTTATGGGCAACTTCAGCAAAGGTGTGCGACAGGTTCTCTGCAGCCTCACCCTGTTCCACATGGGTCAGTTCGCTCTTGAGGGTATCGCGGCAATAGCTGATGGCATCTCTCAAGGTCAGATTAGGTGCATCCAGCAGAGGATACATCATCGGGCCTGGAGAACACCCAATTTCTAGATCAAGAATACTACTGCAGGTGTGCTCAAAACGATCAATGGAGATTAGGGCACTTTTGATTTCGTGTTCAAGGGTCATTTCAGGATGCCTCTACGGGTCTAAATCAGGTATCACCAATGGCAGAGCACAGACACAACCTACGGGTCTGCCCCTGCTTTCTAGCAAGACTGTCGAGACCGCTAAAAGCATGACAGTAAGGCTTAGAGGAGAAGGGGAGGGTGGCATTGATACGGTCTGAGTGGTGTCTGAGTATGATGTCTACGGAAATTACTCAACCCCAGCACGCTGCAAAGCATCGTGGGCAGATACCGTTTATTATTCGCTCAGGCAGCCGGTCGTAAAGAAGGCAGATGCCCCTGATTCACATCGAGTTCCACAGGAACAAACACACAACCATAGTCACAAAGCTAACGAGAGAATGTGACAATTAAGTGACTGTGATCCATGAGTTCACTGAAAAAGTCAAAAACTGGCCATGCAATTGGGCCCCTGAATTATTGAGCCACTGCATTACTGGCCCCTGAATTTAGGGAACATCTGCAAGGTAGAGCCCTGTTTCTGTACAAATCCCTTGCATGGGTCGATCCCACGGGTCTTTGGGAATCGTGGGCAAGCGGGCATATTCAAACACGATCGCGATCGTGGTCTGCCGACGCCACTGGGGCTGGCTGAGCATACGGTCATAAAACCCGCCGCCATAGCCCAGCCGATAGCCCCTGACATCACAGGCCACCGCGGGTACCAAAATCAGATCCACCTGAGCGGGGTCGACTGGGGGCGCATCTGGCCTGGGCTCAGTGATGCCAAAGCGCCCCGTTTGCAGGTTCTGCGCCCCCTGCCATTGATGCCAGATCATGGTTTTGCCACTACAGCGGGGGAGTCCCCACAGGCGTTTGGCATCCATCAGGGCGCTGAGGGTGGGCTCGTTGCGAAAGCTCCAATAGGCCAAGATGCAGCGAGCACGCTGAAACTCAGGCCAACTCTGTAGATGGGCACAAATGCGATCGCTCTTTTGCTGCCAGAGCGGCGGCGGGATCGCCTGCCTCGCCTTAAGCAAACGGCGACGGAGATCGGCCTTGTCCTGCTGACGCGGGTTATGGAAATCGGAAGGGGCAGAAAATGACATCTAAAGGCTGAAAAGAAGGCGTTTAGTCAGCACCAAGGGCGCTGCTAGAGAATTGGAGCACTATTTCTCAGAGGAGTCCTGCAATGTTCATAATTATTCAGGAATATTCTGGGGCAGTCGACCCACAAACCACCAGGTACACGCCAGGTCAAAATCTTCTGCCTTCATCCTTGCTGCTTTCCCCCCTGCCTTTCCCTTCATTACTTAGGCGGATGGTAGGTTCGCCAGTGGTGCGCAATATCGATCCGGCGGCAGATCCAGACGTTATTGTGGCCTTGCACATAGTCTAAAAACCTGGCCAGAGCTGCAGCCCGGCCCGGTCGCCCACTCAAGCGACAATGCAGCCCCACACTCAGCATCTTGGGGGCCGTTTCGCCTTCAGCGTAGAGCACATCAAAGGCATCGCGCAGATAGGCAAAAAACTGATCGCCTGAGTTAAACCCCTGATAGGTGGCGAAGCGCATATCGTTGGTATCCAGGGTGTAAGGAATCACCAAATGGGGCCGCCCGTAGTCGTAGACCCAATAGGGCAGATCGTCGGCGTAGCTGTCAGCATCGTAGAGAAACCCGCCTTCTTCCACCACCAAACGACGGGTATTGGGGCTAAGGCGGCCCTGATAGAAGCCCAGGGGGCGGCTGCCAGTAACTTGGGTCTGGATTTCAATAGCTTTGCGAATGTGTGCCTGCTCGACAGCTTCGCTGACGTATTGATAGTCAATCCAGCGATAGCCATGGCTGGCCACTTCCCATCCGGCTTTGACCATGGCTTGCCCCGCTGCGGGATTGCGTTCCAACGCCATGGCCACTGCATAGACCGTAACGGGGATTTGCCGTTGGGTAAATAAGCGGTGTAGTCGCCAAAAGCCTGCTCGGCTGCCGTATTCGTACATCGATTCCATATTGAGGCTACGGACCCCCAACAGCGGCGTAGCCCCCACAGTCTCAGATAAAAACGCTTCTGAGGCAGCATCGCCGTGCAAAATGCAGTTTTCGCCCCCTTCTTCGTAGTTGATAACAAACTGAAGCGCCAGTTGAGCTTCATTAGGCCACTGGGGATGGGGCGGGGTTTGACCATAGCCAACAAGATCACGGGGATAGGGAGAAGACATGGGGCAGCCAACCTCAACAGTCAGAAATTTAACAGGGAGAGACACGGGGAGATCGTGTCTTCAAACAGCAATCACATAAGAGAATGTCATAATCCATCAAGTCTGAACCCATGGCAGCGCAAAATTACACGATTAAAACAATGACTCGCAGCGAGCTTGATCTCGCCATTGACTGGGCCGCCTCAGAAGGGTGGAATCCGGGGCGATATGACGCTGACTGTTTCTATGCTGCCGACCCTAACGGATTCTTGATGGGGTGGCTGCAGGATGAGCCCATTGCCTCTATCTCGGTGGTCAAATACGGGGCCTCTTTTGGATTTCTGGGTTTCTACATCGTCAAACCAGAGTTTCGGGGATTGGGGTACGGCTTCCAAATTTGGCAAGCGGGGCTGAATTATTTGCAGGGATGCAACATTGGACTGGACGGCGTCGTGGCCCAACAGGACAATTACCTCAAGTCTGGCTTCAAGCTGGCCTACAGAAATATTCGATATGAGGGCAGGGGGGATGGCGTAGCGGCGGCACCTCAGGCGGAGTTGGTTCCCCTCACGTCACTCCCCATTGATACTGTGATTGAGTACGATCGCCCGTTTTTTCCCGACGATCGCACGGCCTTTCTTAAGCGCTGGCTGGCTCAACCCGACTGTGTTGAGATCGGGTTGATGCATGATCAATCTCTGGCGGGTTACGGGGTTCTGAGGGTTTGCCGCAGCGGCTATAAAATCGGCCCCCTCTTTGCCGATACGCCACAATTTGCAGACGTCCTCTTTTTGGCCCTGAAATCCAAGGTTCCATCCGGCAGCCCTTTTTATCTGGATGTTCCTGAAATCAATGCCCCCGCGATCGCCCTAGCCGAAAGACATCACATGCACAGCATGTTTGAAACAGCGAGAATGTACACGCAGCAACCACCACAGCTGCCTTTAGACCGGCTATTCGGAGTGACAACCTTCGAGCTTGGGTAGGGGAATTGGTACAATTTTTAGTCCAGTGAACTCAGTGAAGTGAACTTAGTGAAGTGAACTCAGCGAATTGAGTGCATCGATAAGCCCATTCAGCAACTAGAAACACGATGGCAGCCCATATCGAACACCTTAATCCGGCTGGACTACATCAAAATCCGGCCTTCTCTCAAGTCGTGGTCACCCAAGGCCCGATGCGCACCGTCTACGTGGGGGGGCAGAACGCGGTAGATGCCTCGGGGAACGTTATGGGCAAAGGGGATATCAGAGCCCAAGCTGAACAAATTTTTAGCAATTTGGAAATTGCCCTGGCAGCAGGCGATGCCACCCTAGACAACGTGATCAAGTGGCAAATTTATGTGCTTCAAGGGCAAGCACCGCAACCTGCGTTCGAGGTATTCCAACGAGTGTGGGGAACGCGGCCCAATCCGCCCCTGATTACGCTGCTGTTTGTTTCAGGGCTGGCACACCCAGACTTTTTGATGGAAATTGAAGCCGTAGCTGTGGTGCCAGCCGCGTAGGAATCATCCTAAAATTTGCAGCCAGCAGGATGCCTTTCCGCCTCCGTATGCATGATCCTGGTTGAGGGCAAGAGCGTGTAAATTTACGGAAGCCTGATGAAATTTGTCACATGCTAGCCGTGAACTCTGTACGATCGCACTCAGGCACTTTTAATACTCTCTTGCCCTGATTTATGTCCCTGAACATTCTTATTGTCGAAGATGACCCAATGATGCGACTGGGTCTCACCCATGCCCTCGCCCAACAGCCTGCAATCACGATTATTGGTGAAGCAGAAGATGGATATCAGGGATTGACCCTCGCCCATGAACGGCAGCCAGATTTGGTGTTGATGGATGTCGGGATGCCTCGCTTAGATGGTATCGCCACGACCCAGAAGCTGAAGCAGGCTCTGCCCCACATTAAAGTGGTCATCCTGACCTCCCATACCAATCAGACAGAGGTAATGGCCGCGTTATCGAGCGGGGCCGATGCTTACTGCATCAAGGGGACAGATATTGATATGCTGATGCGCGCGATCGCCGCTGCCGCCGGAGGGGGTATCTATCTCGATCCGCAGATTGCCCGCCAGGCGATGGCCAGTTTAACCC is drawn from Leptolyngbya sp. SIO1E4 and contains these coding sequences:
- a CDS encoding RidA family protein, with protein sequence MAAHIEHLNPAGLHQNPAFSQVVVTQGPMRTVYVGGQNAVDASGNVMGKGDIRAQAEQIFSNLEIALAAGDATLDNVIKWQIYVLQGQAPQPAFEVFQRVWGTRPNPPLITLLFVSGLAHPDFLMEIEAVAVVPAA
- a CDS encoding response regulator transcription factor translates to MSLNILIVEDDPMMRLGLTHALAQQPAITIIGEAEDGYQGLTLAHERQPDLVLMDVGMPRLDGIATTQKLKQALPHIKVVILTSHTNQTEVMAALSSGADAYCIKGTDIDMLMRAIAAAAGGGIYLDPQIARQAMASLTPRRPAPVSDHPLSERELEVLKLIVEGYSNPEIGEKLFLSINTVKTYVKGIMNKLMVSDRVQAAVIALRQGWIE